A region of Ochrobactrum quorumnocens DNA encodes the following proteins:
- the ppk2 gene encoding polyphosphate kinase 2: protein MGDSSKTANKKKAEKDNSKSADKPLKIKIDGETHKFDINDPELPDWIDDQALQSGGYPYTEKMKTKEYEETLERLQIELVKMQYWLQGTGGRVISVFEGRDAAGKGGTIFTIRQFMNPRTARNVALPKPTETERGQWYFQRYVQLFPTTGEFVTFDRSWYNRAGVERVMQFCTPEQLETFLTETPDFERMVVTEGIHLFKFWLDIGQEMQLKRFHERRHSPLKNWKFSPMDVAGISRWDDYSAALHTMLERTDTGYAPWTIIRSNDKRRARLAAIRRVLLTLPYEGRDLEAIGPEDQSIIGRGAEFLASKTATPSSSNK from the coding sequence GTGGGTGACAGTTCAAAGACAGCTAACAAAAAGAAAGCAGAAAAGGACAATTCCAAATCCGCCGATAAGCCATTGAAGATCAAAATCGATGGTGAGACGCACAAGTTCGATATCAATGATCCAGAGCTTCCCGATTGGATAGATGATCAGGCTCTTCAGTCCGGTGGCTATCCCTATACGGAAAAAATGAAAACGAAGGAATATGAGGAAACGCTGGAGCGTCTTCAAATCGAACTCGTCAAGATGCAGTACTGGCTGCAAGGCACGGGCGGGCGCGTCATTTCGGTGTTTGAAGGGCGCGATGCCGCAGGCAAAGGCGGTACGATCTTCACAATCCGTCAGTTCATGAACCCACGTACTGCGCGCAACGTCGCGCTACCCAAGCCAACCGAAACCGAACGTGGTCAGTGGTATTTTCAGCGCTATGTGCAGCTTTTCCCAACGACCGGCGAGTTTGTTACCTTTGACCGCTCCTGGTATAATCGTGCCGGTGTCGAGCGCGTCATGCAGTTCTGCACACCAGAGCAGCTTGAAACATTTCTGACAGAAACACCGGATTTCGAGCGCATGGTTGTCACCGAAGGTATTCACCTGTTCAAGTTCTGGCTTGATATTGGTCAGGAAATGCAGCTCAAGCGCTTCCATGAACGCCGCCACAGCCCGCTCAAGAACTGGAAGTTCTCACCCATGGATGTGGCAGGCATTTCACGCTGGGATGATTATTCAGCAGCTTTGCACACGATGCTGGAGCGCACCGATACAGGCTATGCGCCATGGACGATCATCCGCTCCAATGATAAGCGACGCGCCAGACTGGCTGCAATCCGGCGCGTTTTGCTCACATTGCCCTATGAAGGCCGGGATCTGGAAGCCATTGGTCCCGAAGATCAATCCATTATCGGACGCGGGGCTGAATTCCTCGCATCCAAAACCGCTACCCCTTCATCCTCCAACAAATAG
- a CDS encoding ATP-binding protein: protein MSENSNQPSTGSEPEETLFAPLLRVKGVLIASMVLVVCIMVLELPLWFRIALMVLIIIGAIWVASATREDAIEDKPQGVHITNEMADVSGERLAELLTDPMIVFDQRGTVLFTNAAAVDAFQSLEKDTGLYLRFRAPEMHALIQGVIADGEPRSIDYFERVPIDRWYKAMVKALRDADGRPELFVLLFRDQSETRRIDRMRSDFIANASHELRTPLASLLGFIETLQGPARNDAAARDRFLGIMQKQAERMSRLIDDLLSLSRLEMRAHLSVNECVDMTAVLNHVADTLSPLAAGLDVTIERHLPDRPVNVTGTRDELIQVFQNLVENACKYGQGGKRVILKLDEENNGGASEAVASIQDFGPGIAAEHLPRLTERFYRIDVETSRAQKGTGLGLAIVKHILARHRGRLVVRSRLGEGSTFLVRLPKRA, encoded by the coding sequence ATGAGTGAAAACAGCAACCAGCCTTCGACCGGTTCCGAGCCAGAAGAAACCCTCTTCGCTCCGCTTCTCCGGGTCAAAGGCGTGCTCATTGCCAGCATGGTACTGGTAGTCTGCATCATGGTGCTGGAATTGCCGCTATGGTTCCGTATCGCTCTGATGGTTTTGATCATTATAGGTGCCATCTGGGTTGCGAGTGCAACGCGCGAAGATGCCATTGAGGACAAGCCGCAGGGCGTCCATATAACCAATGAAATGGCGGATGTTTCGGGAGAACGGCTGGCTGAACTGCTGACCGATCCGATGATCGTCTTCGATCAACGTGGAACTGTGCTTTTTACCAATGCCGCTGCTGTTGATGCATTCCAGTCTCTTGAAAAGGACACTGGCCTTTATTTGCGTTTTCGTGCACCGGAAATGCATGCGCTTATCCAGGGTGTGATTGCAGACGGTGAACCACGTAGCATCGACTATTTCGAGCGCGTGCCGATTGACCGTTGGTACAAAGCGATGGTCAAGGCGTTGCGTGATGCCGATGGTAGGCCAGAGCTTTTTGTTCTTCTTTTCCGCGATCAGAGCGAAACGCGGCGTATCGACCGTATGCGGTCGGACTTCATTGCCAATGCCAGCCACGAACTGCGCACGCCACTTGCTTCGCTGCTGGGCTTTATCGAAACTCTGCAGGGGCCGGCTCGCAACGATGCAGCAGCACGCGACAGGTTTCTCGGCATCATGCAGAAACAGGCCGAGCGCATGTCACGCTTGATCGATGATCTCCTGTCGCTATCGCGGCTCGAGATGCGAGCGCATCTGTCAGTGAATGAATGCGTGGATATGACCGCTGTGCTCAATCATGTAGCAGATACGCTGAGCCCGCTGGCTGCTGGATTGGACGTCACGATCGAACGCCATCTGCCGGATCGTCCAGTCAATGTGACGGGTACGCGCGATGAACTGATTCAGGTGTTCCAGAATCTGGTTGAGAATGCCTGTAAATATGGGCAGGGCGGTAAGCGTGTTATTCTGAAGCTGGATGAAGAAAACAACGGCGGCGCATCCGAGGCTGTGGCTTCCATACAGGATTTTGGTCCGGGCATCGCCGCTGAACATCTGCCGCGCCTTACAGAGCGCTTCTATCGCATCGACGTCGAAACCAGCCGTGCACAGAAGGGGACAGGTTTGGGGCTTGCCATCGTAAAGCACATTCTGGCGCGCCATCGCGGACGATTGGTTGTACGTTCGCGGCTTGGTGAAGGTTCAACCTTCCTGGTGCGCCTGCCTAAGCGGGCTTGA
- a CDS encoding GcrA family cell cycle regulator — MNWTDERVELLKKLWNEGLSASQIAAQLGGVSRNAVIGKVHRLKLSGRGKTTTAAPRSKKVNTVAATPRPAATQTNGGGSRPQTTTTIRTATVTQTVGATALQMEYVADAVTERVVRPTSDVVVPISRKLTLLQLSERTCKWPIGDPLNEDFHFCGSESGESSPYCGYHSKLAFQPTAERRRAR, encoded by the coding sequence ATGAACTGGACAGATGAGCGCGTCGAACTGCTGAAGAAATTATGGAACGAGGGCTTGAGTGCAAGCCAGATCGCAGCACAGCTTGGCGGCGTGAGCCGCAATGCAGTGATCGGCAAAGTGCATCGTTTGAAGCTTTCGGGCCGTGGCAAAACCACCACGGCTGCTCCTCGCAGCAAAAAAGTTAATACTGTTGCAGCCACTCCACGTCCCGCTGCAACCCAGACCAATGGCGGCGGTAGCCGTCCTCAGACGACCACGACCATCCGCACGGCAACCGTTACGCAGACCGTCGGTGCAACCGCACTTCAGATGGAATATGTGGCTGATGCAGTGACTGAACGGGTCGTAAGACCAACTTCGGACGTTGTTGTACCTATTTCCCGCAAGCTGACCTTGCTGCAGCTTAGCGAACGCACCTGCAAGTGGCCAATCGGCGATCCGCTCAATGAAGATTTCCACTTCTGCGGCAGTGAATCCGGTGAATCCAGCCCATATTGCGGATATCATTCGAAACTGGCTTTCCAGCCGACGGCAGAACGTCGCCGCGCGCGCTGA
- a CDS encoding aspartate aminotransferase family protein: MTDVTTVQPLYDTYNRAALRFERGEGIWLITEGGDRYLDFAAGIAVNSLGHSHPHLVNTLKDQADKLWHLSNLYEVPGQEKLGARLVEATFADKVFFTNSGAEALECAIKTARRYHYVNGNPERFRVITFEGAFHGRTLATIAAGGQAKYLEGFGPKVDGFDQVPFGDEAALRAAITSETAAILLEPVQGEGGLRGFPEEFMRLLRQICDDKGLLLILDEVQTGVGRTGKLFAHEWSGIKPDIMAVAKGIGGGFPMGACLATADAAKGMTAGVHGTTYGGNPLAMAVGNAVLDVVLADGFLENVQETALTMKQGLASIIDRFPSVVSEIRGRGLLMGIKCVVPNVTLIQALRDEHFLSVGAGDNVIRLLPPLVTTPEEAREALKRIEMAVERLAIANPTSKTA; encoded by the coding sequence ATGACCGACGTTACGACTGTGCAACCGCTCTACGACACCTACAATCGTGCGGCTCTGCGCTTCGAGCGAGGTGAGGGCATCTGGCTGATTACCGAAGGCGGCGACCGTTATCTCGATTTTGCTGCAGGCATTGCAGTCAATTCACTGGGCCATTCCCATCCGCATCTGGTCAATACGCTCAAAGATCAGGCCGACAAGCTGTGGCACCTGTCCAATCTCTATGAGGTTCCTGGACAGGAGAAGCTGGGCGCTCGTCTGGTTGAAGCGACATTTGCGGATAAAGTGTTCTTTACCAATTCCGGTGCCGAGGCTCTTGAATGCGCGATCAAGACCGCGCGCCGCTATCATTATGTAAACGGCAATCCTGAGCGCTTCCGCGTCATCACTTTTGAAGGCGCATTCCACGGCCGTACATTGGCTACGATTGCCGCAGGTGGTCAGGCCAAGTATCTCGAAGGTTTCGGCCCGAAGGTCGACGGCTTCGATCAGGTGCCATTCGGAGATGAAGCAGCATTGCGTGCTGCGATCACCAGTGAGACCGCAGCAATTCTGCTCGAGCCTGTGCAGGGCGAGGGCGGTCTGCGTGGCTTCCCGGAAGAGTTCATGCGTCTGTTGCGCCAGATCTGCGATGACAAGGGTCTTCTGCTGATCCTCGACGAAGTGCAGACGGGCGTTGGCCGTACCGGCAAACTCTTCGCTCATGAATGGTCGGGCATCAAGCCCGACATCATGGCCGTCGCCAAGGGAATTGGTGGTGGTTTCCCGATGGGCGCCTGCCTTGCAACCGCTGACGCTGCCAAAGGCATGACCGCCGGTGTTCATGGCACCACCTATGGTGGCAATCCGCTTGCTATGGCTGTCGGCAATGCTGTGCTTGATGTTGTGCTTGCTGACGGATTCCTCGAAAACGTTCAGGAAACTGCATTGACCATGAAGCAGGGCCTTGCGTCGATCATTGATCGTTTTCCGAGCGTGGTCTCGGAAATCCGTGGTCGTGGTCTTCTGATGGGTATCAAATGCGTTGTGCCAAATGTGACGCTCATTCAGGCTCTGCGTGACGAACATTTTCTGAGCGTCGGCGCTGGTGACAACGTCATCCGACTTCTTCCGCCACTGGTCACGACGCCTGAAGAGGCTCGTGAAGCATTGAAGCGTATTGAGATGGCCGTAGAACGGCTTGCAATCGCAAATCCGACCAGTAAGACGGCGTGA
- the argF gene encoding ornithine carbamoyltransferase, with translation MANNNGIKHFIDLSTVPAGELRAIMEDAKARKARLKAGELEKPFAGKVLAMIFEKPSTRTRVSFDVGMRQLGGETIMLTGSEMQLGRSETIADTAKVLSRYVDAIMIRTTSHDRMLELAEYATVPVINALTDDTHPCQIMADVLTYEEHRGSIKGKTFAWMGDGNNVLHSLVEAAARFDFNVNIATPEGSEPKQQYIDWAKANGANIMSTADPDKAVRGADCIVTDTWVSMGQEDHARGHNVFMPYQVNAHLMAKADQEALFMHCLPAHRGEEVTDEVIDGPQSVVFDEAENRLHAQKAILAWCLQGGNLGA, from the coding sequence ATGGCAAACAATAACGGTATCAAGCACTTCATCGACCTTTCCACTGTACCAGCCGGCGAACTCCGCGCCATTATGGAAGATGCCAAGGCGCGAAAGGCACGCTTGAAGGCTGGCGAACTCGAAAAGCCATTTGCGGGCAAGGTGCTGGCAATGATTTTCGAGAAGCCGTCCACACGTACCCGCGTCTCGTTTGATGTGGGTATGCGTCAGCTTGGCGGTGAGACGATCATGCTCACAGGCTCGGAAATGCAGCTCGGTCGCAGCGAGACCATCGCGGACACAGCCAAGGTGCTTTCGCGCTATGTGGATGCGATTATGATCCGCACAACGTCGCATGATCGCATGCTGGAACTGGCCGAGTATGCGACCGTTCCGGTTATTAATGCACTAACCGATGATACGCACCCTTGTCAGATCATGGCCGACGTTCTTACATATGAGGAACATCGCGGCTCGATCAAAGGCAAGACCTTCGCCTGGATGGGGGACGGTAACAACGTCCTTCATTCGCTTGTGGAAGCTGCGGCGCGTTTTGATTTCAACGTCAATATCGCAACGCCGGAAGGCAGCGAGCCGAAGCAGCAATATATCGATTGGGCAAAGGCAAACGGCGCGAACATCATGTCCACAGCGGACCCGGATAAGGCGGTACGCGGTGCAGATTGCATCGTGACCGACACTTGGGTTTCGATGGGGCAGGAAGATCATGCTCGTGGCCATAATGTTTTCATGCCCTATCAGGTTAATGCACATCTGATGGCTAAAGCTGACCAAGAGGCGCTTTTCATGCACTGCCTGCCCGCGCATCGCGGCGAGGAAGTGACCGACGAAGTGATCGACGGCCCTCAATCGGTCGTATTCGATGAAGCTGAAAACAGGCTCCATGCCCAGAAAGCCATTCTGGCCTGGTGCCTGCAAGGCGGCAATTTAGGAGCATAA
- a CDS encoding Hsp33 family molecular chaperone gives MSDKISNEQIEVEDIQIALEDLDFAGDDAVVPFQVEGLDVRGRAVQLGGSIDAILKRHNYPEHVARLLAEATVLTVLLGTSLKFEGKFIFQTQSDGPVDMLVVDFRTPRSVRAYARFDAERVKEAVAAGQTRPEELLGRGTLAFTVDQGAYTQRYQGIVALDGSTLEEIARTYFRQSEQIPTDMKLSVAKLIERGADGKLVERWRAGGLVIQFLPESELRSRIPDLPGGDGDENTVARDLEDDGWDEARSLVGTIESSELTDPQVGSERLLYRLFHERGVRIYEAVRVLDECSCSREKIEGVFSNLSAEEIQDSIEDGKISVTCEFCSTHYEFDPAQFAK, from the coding sequence TTGTCTGATAAGATCAGCAATGAGCAAATCGAAGTCGAAGACATCCAGATCGCTCTGGAAGACCTCGACTTCGCTGGCGACGATGCCGTTGTGCCCTTCCAGGTGGAGGGGCTCGACGTGCGTGGTCGCGCCGTACAATTGGGCGGCAGCATTGATGCCATCCTGAAGCGCCACAACTATCCGGAACATGTCGCGCGCCTTCTGGCCGAAGCAACGGTTCTGACTGTGCTTCTTGGCACGTCCCTTAAATTTGAAGGCAAGTTTATCTTCCAGACCCAGTCCGACGGTCCTGTCGATATGCTGGTGGTCGATTTCCGTACGCCACGTTCCGTACGTGCCTATGCGCGTTTCGACGCGGAGCGCGTAAAGGAAGCGGTAGCGGCTGGTCAGACGCGTCCTGAGGAGCTACTCGGTCGCGGCACGCTGGCCTTCACCGTTGATCAGGGTGCTTATACGCAGCGCTATCAGGGCATCGTTGCTCTTGATGGATCGACACTGGAAGAGATTGCACGCACATATTTCCGCCAGTCGGAACAGATACCGACCGATATGAAGCTGAGCGTTGCCAAGCTTATTGAACGCGGTGCGGACGGTAAACTTGTCGAGCGTTGGCGCGCCGGGGGGCTGGTTATTCAGTTCCTGCCTGAGTCCGAATTGCGATCGCGCATACCGGATCTTCCGGGTGGTGATGGCGATGAAAACACGGTTGCGCGTGATCTGGAAGATGACGGCTGGGATGAGGCACGTTCGCTGGTCGGCACGATTGAAAGCTCTGAGCTGACCGATCCGCAAGTTGGCTCGGAACGTCTGCTTTATCGTCTGTTCCATGAACGCGGTGTGCGCATCTATGAAGCCGTTCGGGTTCTCGATGAATGCTCGTGCTCGCGCGAGAAGATTGAAGGTGTGTTTTCCAATCTCTCGGCTGAAGAAATTCAGGACAGCATCGAGGACGGAAAGATTTCAGTGACGTGCGAGTTTTGTTCGACACATTACGAGTTTGACCCAGCGCAGTTTGCGAAATAA
- the apaG gene encoding Co2+/Mg2+ efflux protein ApaG translates to MYRAVTRGIEVTAEPFYLEDQSEPEENRYVWGYRITIANNSSDTVQLRSRYWQITDGNGHIEEVRGDGVIGDQPTLNPGDSYQYSSGCPLNTTSGVMVGRYQMQASDGKAFEVDIPAFSLDIPETRRTLN, encoded by the coding sequence ATGTACAGAGCGGTGACGCGGGGTATCGAAGTAACAGCCGAGCCCTTTTATCTTGAAGATCAGTCAGAGCCTGAAGAAAATCGCTATGTCTGGGGCTATCGGATCACGATCGCCAACAATTCTTCCGACACCGTGCAGTTGCGCTCGCGGTACTGGCAGATTACTGATGGCAACGGCCACATAGAAGAAGTACGCGGAGACGGTGTTATCGGAGATCAGCCGACGCTCAACCCCGGAGACTCCTACCAGTATTCTTCAGGCTGTCCACTCAACACCACATCCGGCGTGATGGTCGGGCGCTATCAGATGCAGGCATCTGATGGAAAAGCTTTTGAAGTCGATATTCCGGCGTTCTCGCTCGATATTCCCGAAACACGCCGCACGCTGAATTGA
- a CDS encoding O-succinylhomoserine sulfhydrylase, with translation MTNETTRKFRPATQLVHAGSLRSGFAELSEALYLTQGFLYPTAEAAEARFKGEDPGFIYSRYANPTTDMFEKRMCALEGAEDARALTSGMAAVAASILCQVQAGDHLICARAVFGSSRYIVETLLPRYGVEISVIDGANIENWKAAVRPNTKVMLLESPSNPTLEVIDIAAVADIANEIGAKLIVDNVFATPLFQKPLELGAHIVVYSTTKHIDGQGRCLGGIVLSDQEWTEEVLQPYFRHTGPGMSPFNAWIMLKGLETLGVRVRQQTQSAAAVADALAGQAGVKQVIYPGRADHPQADIIAKQMTGGSTLIALELEGGKEAAFKFENALQVFSISNNLGDAKSIITHPATTTHQSLTDEARSELGISDGMLRISVGLEDTDDLIEDVLEALVAAR, from the coding sequence ATGACGAATGAGACTACCCGCAAGTTCCGCCCGGCAACTCAGCTCGTTCACGCAGGATCGCTGCGTTCGGGTTTCGCAGAGTTGTCAGAAGCCCTCTATCTAACGCAGGGCTTTCTTTATCCAACGGCGGAAGCCGCTGAGGCTCGCTTTAAGGGTGAAGACCCTGGGTTCATCTATTCGCGTTATGCCAATCCAACCACCGATATGTTTGAAAAGCGGATGTGCGCGCTTGAAGGCGCGGAAGATGCTCGCGCACTGACATCAGGCATGGCAGCAGTTGCTGCATCCATTCTTTGTCAGGTACAGGCTGGCGATCACCTGATCTGCGCCCGCGCCGTCTTCGGCTCGTCGCGTTATATCGTCGAAACGCTATTGCCACGATATGGCGTGGAAATTTCCGTAATCGATGGCGCGAATATCGAGAACTGGAAAGCCGCCGTCCGTCCCAACACCAAGGTAATGCTGCTTGAAAGCCCGTCGAACCCGACGCTGGAAGTCATCGACATTGCCGCTGTCGCAGATATTGCCAATGAGATCGGTGCCAAGCTGATCGTGGATAACGTCTTTGCGACCCCCCTCTTCCAGAAGCCACTGGAACTGGGCGCGCATATCGTCGTCTATTCGACGACCAAGCACATCGACGGTCAGGGTCGTTGCCTCGGCGGCATCGTCCTTTCCGATCAGGAATGGACTGAAGAAGTTTTGCAGCCTTACTTCCGTCATACCGGTCCCGGCATGAGCCCGTTCAATGCATGGATCATGCTCAAAGGTCTTGAAACGCTCGGCGTACGCGTGCGTCAGCAGACACAATCGGCAGCAGCCGTTGCAGACGCGCTTGCAGGCCAGGCTGGCGTCAAGCAAGTTATCTATCCGGGCCGCGCCGACCACCCGCAGGCCGACATCATCGCCAAGCAGATGACTGGTGGCTCGACGCTGATTGCTTTGGAGCTGGAAGGCGGCAAAGAAGCGGCGTTCAAGTTTGAGAATGCGCTTCAGGTCTTCAGCATCTCCAACAATCTGGGCGATGCAAAGAGCATCATCACCCATCCGGCGACCACTACGCATCAGAGCCTCACCGACGAAGCCCGAAGCGAGCTTGGCATTTCAGATGGCATGCTGCGCATCTCGGTGGGTCTTGAGGACACGGACGATCTGATTGAAGACGTGTTGGAAGCGCTTGTCGCCGCTCGTTAA
- a CDS encoding 2'-deoxycytidine 5'-triphosphate deaminase — MTQRDAGILADADIAALFESGLLASARPLDADQIQPASLDLRLGAKAYRVRASFMPGPGTPVIDKLERLKLHEIDLTAGAVLETGCVYIVPLLESLSLSPELSASANPKSSTGRLDIFTRVITDGAQEFDKVPAGYKGPLYLEVSPRTFPIVARTGSRLSQIRFRKGRAQLSEAELAILHQNETLVASEMPNISGGGIALSVDLSGSEDRLIGYRGKHHTAVVDVDKRAAHDVLDFWEPIYDRGSRELVLDPDEFYILVSREAVHVPPLFAAEMTPFDPLVGEFRVHYAGFFDPGFGHSSAGGTGSRAVLEVRSHEVPFILEHGQIVGRLVYEHMLNRPKALYGVDLGSNYQAQQLKLSKHFR, encoded by the coding sequence ATGACGCAGAGGGATGCGGGAATTCTGGCAGATGCGGATATTGCTGCACTGTTTGAAAGCGGTTTGCTGGCATCTGCGCGTCCATTGGATGCCGATCAGATTCAGCCTGCTAGTCTTGATCTGCGGTTGGGTGCCAAAGCCTATCGTGTGCGCGCATCCTTCATGCCGGGTCCCGGAACCCCGGTTATCGACAAGCTGGAACGTCTCAAGCTGCACGAGATCGACTTGACTGCGGGTGCAGTGCTTGAAACGGGTTGTGTCTATATCGTGCCTTTGCTTGAAAGCCTGTCACTTTCGCCAGAGCTTTCAGCATCCGCCAATCCAAAAAGCTCGACCGGTCGTCTTGATATCTTCACCCGCGTCATCACCGATGGTGCGCAGGAATTCGACAAGGTTCCGGCTGGTTACAAAGGCCCGCTCTATCTTGAAGTCAGCCCACGCACATTCCCGATTGTGGCACGTACTGGTTCTCGCCTGTCGCAGATCCGTTTCCGCAAGGGCCGCGCGCAGTTGAGCGAAGCGGAACTGGCAATCCTTCATCAGAACGAGACGCTGGTTGCTTCTGAAATGCCGAATATTTCAGGCGGCGGCATCGCGCTTTCGGTTGATCTGTCAGGCAGCGAAGACAGATTAATTGGTTATCGCGGCAAGCATCACACGGCTGTCGTCGATGTCGATAAACGCGCCGCGCATGACGTGCTCGATTTCTGGGAGCCGATCTATGATCGCGGTTCACGAGAGCTCGTGCTCGATCCTGATGAGTTCTATATTTTGGTTTCGCGTGAAGCCGTGCATGTGCCGCCGCTTTTCGCAGCTGAAATGACGCCTTTCGACCCGCTGGTTGGTGAATTCCGTGTGCATTATGCGGGCTTCTTTGATCCAGGTTTCGGCCATAGCTCTGCTGGTGGCACTGGAAGCCGCGCGGTTCTGGAAGTGCGCAGTCATGAAGTCCCGTTCATTCTCGAACATGGCCAGATTGTCGGCCGTCTTGTTTATGAGCATATGTTGAATCGCCCGAAGGCGCTTTACGGTGTCGATCTCGGATCGAACTATCAGGCGCAGCAACTCAAGCTCTCCAAGCATTTCAGGTGA
- a CDS encoding GlxA family transcriptional regulator encodes MEEAGRVKHGKDDVRENTVDVPPRRLLVGIVALPGFTLTALSLFLDPFRLAADDRDKSRQIRCGWKICTLSGDPVTSSSGMVIEPTAPIGELDECDYVAVVGGLLAQYRPRQQALIDLIKRADKRGKTVVGLCTAAFLLAEGGLLDDRNCCVSWFHRDDFVDLFDGHTADTTSLFHRSGRHYTCAGGLGAASLSLSIIQNEISEELARKSASILMIPYELVRSEQPALSFNGVRSPMIRKAIRIFEETLEEPVPMIDVARKLGISVRQMERGFRMAVGRTAFEVREELRVKKARELLSETGLSLLEVAVASGFTDTRSMNRSFIRQKQKAPREYRKQH; translated from the coding sequence GTGGAGGAGGCCGGAAGAGTGAAGCATGGTAAGGATGATGTACGGGAAAACACAGTAGATGTGCCACCGCGCCGTCTGTTGGTGGGTATCGTCGCGCTGCCGGGCTTTACACTGACAGCACTCAGCCTGTTTCTTGATCCGTTTCGACTGGCAGCCGATGACCGTGACAAGAGCCGTCAGATCAGATGCGGGTGGAAAATCTGCACCTTGTCTGGCGATCCGGTTACGTCCAGTTCCGGCATGGTCATTGAACCGACCGCGCCCATAGGTGAACTTGATGAATGTGATTATGTGGCGGTGGTTGGCGGTTTGCTTGCGCAATATCGCCCGCGCCAGCAAGCGTTGATTGATCTCATCAAACGAGCCGACAAACGCGGCAAGACGGTGGTGGGCCTTTGCACGGCAGCTTTCCTGCTTGCCGAAGGCGGTTTGCTCGATGACCGCAATTGCTGCGTCAGCTGGTTTCACCGCGACGACTTCGTCGATCTTTTCGACGGTCATACGGCTGATACAACCAGCCTTTTTCATCGCAGCGGCCGACACTACACCTGTGCAGGCGGACTGGGCGCTGCGTCGCTTTCGCTGTCGATCATTCAGAATGAAATCTCCGAGGAACTGGCGCGCAAAAGCGCATCCATTTTGATGATCCCTTATGAGCTGGTGCGATCTGAACAACCGGCGCTCAGCTTCAATGGCGTTCGCTCACCGATGATCCGCAAGGCGATCCGCATTTTCGAGGAAACGCTGGAAGAGCCAGTGCCGATGATTGATGTGGCGCGCAAGCTCGGTATTTCTGTCCGCCAGATGGAGCGAGGTTTCCGCATGGCTGTTGGGCGCACCGCTTTCGAGGTCCGTGAGGAGTTACGGGTCAAGAAGGCGCGCGAGCTGTTGTCTGAAACCGGGCTCTCGCTTCTGGAAGTGGCGGTCGCCAGCGGCTTTACCGACACCCGCAGCATGAACCGTTCGTTTATCAGACAGAAGCAAAAAGCCCCGCGCGAATATCGCAAACAGCACTGA
- a CDS encoding DUF6460 domain-containing protein, translating to MSDGVNRFLGDTPARVLIKLVLISLVVGVVMSAFHWTPYDILYGIRDFVLRLWNMGFSAIAGFADYLILGAAVVIPAFILLRILSYRK from the coding sequence ATGTCTGATGGTGTAAACCGTTTTCTTGGCGATACGCCAGCGCGCGTGCTGATCAAGCTGGTACTGATCTCGCTTGTTGTGGGCGTGGTGATGAGCGCATTCCACTGGACGCCGTATGATATTCTCTATGGCATCCGCGATTTTGTGCTGCGTCTGTGGAATATGGGCTTCTCAGCAATTGCTGGTTTTGCCGATTATCTCATTCTTGGTGCGGCAGTCGTTATTCCTGCCTTTATTTTGCTCCGTATCCTGAGTTACCGGAAATAA
- a CDS encoding CAP domain-containing protein: MQQNDTFILSRRGFLILAGGALAFAALPAGFADAAADVDPTDLFNQIRKANGLSSMATDSKLEQAALYQARRMATHGKIGHSVGWGNGFVSRLKQAGIRGPAAENVASGQPNTQAVFDAWMKSPGHRKNMLDPTFGHYGLAWATPENNPRRIYWAMMLGL, from the coding sequence ATGCAGCAGAACGACACGTTTATTCTTTCCCGGCGGGGATTTTTGATCCTCGCCGGTGGTGCACTGGCTTTCGCCGCCTTGCCTGCGGGCTTTGCGGATGCCGCAGCAGACGTCGATCCAACGGACTTGTTCAATCAGATCCGCAAGGCCAACGGCCTGTCGTCGATGGCGACCGATAGCAAGCTCGAACAGGCCGCGCTTTATCAGGCACGGCGTATGGCAACCCATGGCAAGATTGGCCACTCGGTTGGCTGGGGTAATGGCTTCGTCTCGCGGCTTAAGCAGGCAGGCATTCGCGGTCCTGCTGCGGAAAACGTCGCTTCGGGCCAGCCCAATACCCAAGCGGTATTCGATGCCTGGATGAAATCGCCCGGCCATCGCAAAAACATGCTCGATCCCACATTCGGGCATTATGGCCTTGCCTGGGCAACACCTGAAAATAATCCGCGTCGCATTTATTGGGCGATGATGTTGGGGCTTTAA